The sequence TGGCATTCATCGAGGCTGGCGCGCGCACGGTGCTCGCCGCCACGGTGGACGTGCCGGATGCCGAGGCGGGCCCGTTCTTCAATGCCGTCCGGGAGCGCATCCGGAGGGGCGTGAATGCCGCCGTCGCGCTTCGTGACGTGCGCATGGAGTGGTTGAAGCGAGACCCGGAGAGCTGGGTCCGCGCGGTGCTGGTTTTTGATTGAGGATGGGATGAGCCCATCCAGAGCGTGGAGGGGGAAGACGATGATGAAGAGATTGCTGCTGTGTGCCTTGTTGGCCGGTTCTCTGGCGGGCTGCCGTATCTTCGAGCCAAAGCCCACGCCGAATACCTGCCCCGAACCCGCGCCGGCGCCCCAGCCGCCGCCGGTGACGACGTGGACTCCCGGCGGGATCCTGCCCAAGGGCGCGACGCAGATTGTCGGTGTGCTCTGCCCGGAGACGGGAGCCTTCGCGGCGGCTGGTGTCGACGTGTCCGACCGGGCCTTCACCTACGTCGTCAAGGGTGACCGTGTCGCCAGGGAAGGCTTCCTCAGTAGCGCCTACAAAGCGGGCGTTCCCGTCGTGCTCTACACCGCTCCCGTGAAACTGCTGAAGGGGGCGGCTGCGGGGACGAGCGCGGTCGTGACCTCGGGAGCAACGGCAGGTGGTACGACGACTGCGGACCCGTGCCAGATCGCGAACTCGATTGGAGACCCGCCTCCGACCGACCCGAAGGACAAGGGCAACTCCGCCCCGAAGCCGATTGATGACCTCACCCAGTTGGCCTGGGCCACGGCCTCCGCTGTCGACGGTGTGAGCGACCCCGTTGCCTCGAGCAGCACGCAGCCCGCGCCGGGGACGACGGTGCCTCGGTAGTGCGCGATGCCGCAGGTGCGGAGCCAACAGGGGATGGCTTCGCACCCACGGCTGCCTTTGTTGTCGGAGCCCTGCCGTAGTCTTGAGTCGAAGCGGTGGCCGGCCCGCTTCGAGTTGTACAGAGGGGGATGAGATGAAGAATCAGTTGCTGAAGTGGGTGCTGCTCACGCTGGTCACCGGGCCGATGCTGGCGACCGCTGCGCCTCTGGGGCCCATCCTGTTGCCGACAGGTTCCGAGGACAAGCCAGACTCGGCGGAGGTTGGGGACAAGCCGCCAGAGACTCCGAAGGACCCGGGCAACATTCAGCCCGAGCTGTTCGCTGTCGCCGAGTCCTCCGGGCCCATCCTGGTGCCGAGTGACCCCAGGGACCGGCCTGACGAGACGGAGATTGGTGACAAGCCGCCTGACAGCCCGAAGGACCCCGGAGACATCCGCCCGGAGACCACCTTCGGCGTGTAGCACCAGCTGAACCGGCCGCCTTCCTCCTTCAAGGAAGGCGGCCCACCACTACCCCGGGAACGTCGCCAGCGTGAGTGTCTCCGGCGGAACGTCCAGCGCCTTCGGCTGCACCGTGACGCCGGACAGGTACCGCCACCCCGTCCCGTCGTGCCGGAAGTCCGAGCGCTCCACGAAGGAACGCTCCTTCCCCTTCTCGAACACCTTGGCGAAGAACAGCACCTGCGCCAGCCCCGTCTCATCCGGCGGCTTCCAGTCCATCACCACCAGCTTCGGGAACTGGTGCCCCTGCGCATAGGCGCGCAAGTCCCTCAGGTACTCCTCGCGAGACCGGGCCCGGTCCGGGTGGTCCGGGTGCAGCGTCTTCCACAGGTACGCCACCTCCCTCATCGCGAACGCGCTGTAGCGGCTGCGCATCAGCTTCTCGGCGTCGGGCGGCTCCGCCTCTCCTCGGTGGAACGGAGCGCAGCACTCCTTGTAACGGAGTCCGGAGCAGCAGGGACAGGGCGGGGCAGGGGGCATGGCGCGCCGT comes from Pyxidicoccus parkwaysis and encodes:
- a CDS encoding YchJ family protein — protein: MPPAPPCPCCSGLRYKECCAPFHRGEAEPPDAEKLMRSRYSAFAMREVAYLWKTLHPDHPDRARSREEYLRDLRAYAQGHQFPKLVVMDWKPPDETGLAQVLFFAKVFEKGKERSFVERSDFRHDGTGWRYLSGVTVQPKALDVPPETLTLATFPG